In one Dermacentor variabilis isolate Ectoservices chromosome 4, ASM5094787v1, whole genome shotgun sequence genomic region, the following are encoded:
- the LOC142579662 gene encoding uncharacterized protein LOC142579662 isoform X1, producing MASSGRAAGSAGLDAGLSRDDDDGRMGAYNGYATLRGGDCELSASSSSSDDSSIGDDDGTSSGDSSSSSSGSSSDSGSSDVAQAGASQSEDIDIEDVPSASSVAAVAAFMASEPQMGIWIQAIVERPADLPSDHPDEVHDWSGWPKFPPKKNADQQRAIVPSLPAKVPHVALVNQHEFLLPKMELLIHTQGRLMQPAPSFRCTNLVDDLQYTAWLTFTNSVGGECVGQYSHPDSPHPGSSWNGRVLSFSRLKLFSYDGFTSRLPPITLKCNNSYRIQVNVGIVDNSGHILSRSVVRRFVGAHFIAVTQFSKKVSLAHPSNKEFKTKAR from the exons ATGGCGTCGTCGGGTCGTGCTGCTGGCTCCGCTGGCCTCGACGCCGGTCTCTCcagggacgacgacgacggccgGATGGGCGCTTACAACGGCTACGCCACGCTGAGGGGCGGCGACTGCGAGCTGTcggcgagcagcagcagcagcgacgacagcagcatcGGGGACGACGACGGCACTAGTagcggcgacagcagcagcagcagcagcggttccAGCAGCGACAGCGGAAGCAGCGACGTGGCGCAGGCCGGCGCGTCCCAGTCGGAGGACATCGACATCGAAGATGTGCCGTCTGCCTCCAGCGTCGCAGCCGTCGCCGCCTTCATGGCGAGCGAGCCACAGATGGGAATCTGGATCCAGGCGATAGTCGAACGACCGGCGGACCTTCCCAGTGACCACCCGGACGAAGTTCACGACTGGAGCGGTTGGCCAAAGTTCCCTCCCAAGAAGAACGCGGATCAGCAGCGTGCGATCGTGCCGAGCCTGCCGGCCAAGGTTCCCCACGTCGCGCTCGTCAACCAGCACGAGTTCCTGCTGCCCAAGATGGAACTGCTGATCCACACACAGGGCAG GCTCATGCAGCCAGCGCCTTCGTTCCGCTGTACCAACTTGGTGGACGACCTGCAGTACACGGCTTGGCTCACCTTCACTAATTCCGTTGGGGGCGAATGCG TTGGTCAGTACTCCCACCCGGATTCACCGCATCCCGGTTCTTCGTGGAACGGCCGGGTGCTGTCGTTTTCTCGGTTAAAGCTCTTCTCTTACGACGGCTTCACCTCGAGACTGCCTCCG ATCACTCTGAAGTGTAACAACAGTTACCGCATCCAAGTGAACGTTGGAATCGTGGACAACAGCGGACACATCTTGAGCAGGTCGGTCGTCCGCCGCTTTGTTGGTGCCCACTTCATTGCCGTCACCCAGTTCAgcaagaaagttag TCTCGCCCATCCAAGCAACAAGGAATTCAAGACTAAGGCACGCTAA
- the LOC142579662 gene encoding uncharacterized protein LOC142579662 isoform X2, which translates to MASSGRAAGSAGLDAGLSRDDDDGRMGAYNGYATLRGGDCELSASSSSSDDSSIGDDDGTSSGDSSSSSSGSSSDSGSSDVAQAGASQSEDIDIEDVPSASSVAAVAAFMASEPQMGIWIQAIVERPADLPSDHPDEVHDWSGWPKFPPKKNADQQRAIVPSLPAKVPHVALVNQHEFLLPKMELLIHTQGRLMQPAPSFRCTNLVDDLQYTAWLTFTNSVGGECVGQYSHPDSPHPGSSWNGRVLSFSRLKLFSYDGFTSRLPPITLKCNNSYRIQVNVGIVDNSGHILSRSVVRRFVGAHFIAVTQFSKKVS; encoded by the exons ATGGCGTCGTCGGGTCGTGCTGCTGGCTCCGCTGGCCTCGACGCCGGTCTCTCcagggacgacgacgacggccgGATGGGCGCTTACAACGGCTACGCCACGCTGAGGGGCGGCGACTGCGAGCTGTcggcgagcagcagcagcagcgacgacagcagcatcGGGGACGACGACGGCACTAGTagcggcgacagcagcagcagcagcagcggttccAGCAGCGACAGCGGAAGCAGCGACGTGGCGCAGGCCGGCGCGTCCCAGTCGGAGGACATCGACATCGAAGATGTGCCGTCTGCCTCCAGCGTCGCAGCCGTCGCCGCCTTCATGGCGAGCGAGCCACAGATGGGAATCTGGATCCAGGCGATAGTCGAACGACCGGCGGACCTTCCCAGTGACCACCCGGACGAAGTTCACGACTGGAGCGGTTGGCCAAAGTTCCCTCCCAAGAAGAACGCGGATCAGCAGCGTGCGATCGTGCCGAGCCTGCCGGCCAAGGTTCCCCACGTCGCGCTCGTCAACCAGCACGAGTTCCTGCTGCCCAAGATGGAACTGCTGATCCACACACAGGGCAG GCTCATGCAGCCAGCGCCTTCGTTCCGCTGTACCAACTTGGTGGACGACCTGCAGTACACGGCTTGGCTCACCTTCACTAATTCCGTTGGGGGCGAATGCG TTGGTCAGTACTCCCACCCGGATTCACCGCATCCCGGTTCTTCGTGGAACGGCCGGGTGCTGTCGTTTTCTCGGTTAAAGCTCTTCTCTTACGACGGCTTCACCTCGAGACTGCCTCCG ATCACTCTGAAGTGTAACAACAGTTACCGCATCCAAGTGAACGTTGGAATCGTGGACAACAGCGGACACATCTTGAGCAGGTCGGTCGTCCGCCGCTTTGTTGGTGCCCACTTCATTGCCGTCACCCAGTTCAgcaagaaagttag CTGA